The genomic window CTTTACTgctccatccccatccactGCTGGATCCGGATCCGCATGGGTTGGTATTGACGGTGACACCTGTGGTACTGCCATTCTCCAAACTGGTATTGACTGGACCAAGTCTGGTTCTTCCATCACCTATGATGCTTGGTATGAGTGGTACCCAGATTACGCATACGACTTCAGCGgtatctccatctccgctGGTGACACCATCAAGGTCACTGTTACCGCCTCCTCCAAGACTACTGGTACCGCCATTGTCGACAACGTTACCAAGGGCAAGAGTGTTTCCCACACCTTCACCGGTGGTGTTGACGGAGACCTTTGCGAGTACAATGCCGAGTGGATCGTTGAAGATTTCGAGGAGGGCAACTCCCTCGTCGAATTCGCCAATTTCGGTACCGTTACCTTCACTGGTGCTTCTGCCGTCAAGTCCGGAACCACCGTCGGTGTTACCGGTGCTACCATCATCGACCTTGAGCAAAACTCGGTCCTCACCGACTGTTCCCTTGTTGGAAGCACTGGTGTTACTTGCAAATACGTTTAAATAACGATTGTTTGATGTGATCTTGAGCCTGAATTCCTTTGCTCATATGATTTGCGATAAAATATTGGTTGGACCCCTGGAATTTGATTGGTCTGGGGGGGTGGACTTACCTTATTGTCTTTCGCTAAAAGAAAATGGTGGTAtttggatgatgaaatgagattATGAAAAAGGGGGCTGCACTCCCCAACTTTGAGCGACGGCTCTTTTTCGTGGGAGGGGCATGGTATTGGCTTGGTGGTTTTTAGCTTGGTTTCTTTATGTCCATAGTTTTGTCTGGTCAAAAAAAATGAAGCACATACTCTCTTGATTTCCAGTCCTTTTTACATCATCGTGAAACCGTGAAACCTATTACTGTGTAATCTGATGTGCttaatttgataagattCAATACTGTAATGGAAATGATGCTATCTGCAGGTTTGAGATGTGCAGGCCTCAAACTAGTGAATTGGTAACAAGATATCGCGTCATCTAAATGGGTGTAATGGGTACTGTACAGTCTGTACTGCTGTTCTTATCAACACCTGTAGACTTCtagaaagaatttgagaaagaccaaaaacaaaagcttGGATTGGAAATGTTGCCTCAAAGACTCTAATAGCCGAGATAGCAAATTCAAAAGACTAGTTTCACTGAACGATAAACAAAATCTAGCAAGAATTCAGAAGTGCATTGCAGTTCAAATGCAATTCAGACAATCTTCCACCCATAGCCGTCAACCCTCCCATATGCATCATTCCAACACCTAACAACCCTCACccccttttctttccgaTCCCATCCTAGCCCATATTCCATTGACATTCTATTCTTTCATAGCAGCAGCAACTAAATCACCAATCAGCTCTTATATAAGACAAAGCCTATCAAATGGACATTCACGCTCTCGGAAGTAAGTCAAGTCATACCTTCTTGTCGTCTCTTAGCTTTCTTTTTGAGTCCATCTCCTAACACAGAAGTAATGACAGCAGTCGGATTCTGGGAAATTCCCCCCAAGACTGGTCCTACAATTGGTAAACTGTTCGTAATCCCCGTCCCAATTGCACCCCCCGGAACACTCCCAACAATATTTCCAAGAGCAGAAAGACTTTGTCTCTTAAGAATCCCAGTTCCAGCTTGAATGGGAAGAGCTTCACCTATATTAGTCACTGGCTCGAGTTCTGGACTTAGCGCTCCCAAAACAGATCcgagatttgaaagatcaAGCTGTTTCTTGACAATCTCATCCCGTTCTTTCAATCCCCCTAGCCCTAACCCTCCGAGTATACCAAGAAGGGGGTCTAATGCACCCGTCAATGATCCTAATCCCAAATCCTGTCTCTTGCTAGAACCACCAGCTTTCTGCGTGGCAGCGGCGGCAGCAGCTTCCGCGGCCTCTATAGCGCTATTAATGTATGCTAAGTTGGCGGGAGTAGCGAATTGGCCAAGCCCAGCGTCAACAAGGGCCTGAATTACGGCGGGAGGTGGAATAGAGATAGTTTGGGGAGCGGTGTCTATAGTGATATAAGCATTTCAACTAATTTGGTGTGAGAACTGGGACACGGTAGGAGAATATACCTTTATCAGGGATAGGCGCCGCAAaagagagggggagaatAATAGTTGTGATGAGTGAGATGGGACGCATTTTGACttgattgaaaattaaaGGGTTTCCAGGTGGAATATGTTGAAATTGCAATgtaaaaagatcaaaaaagGCCTTGCTTGTGGAAGATTAAGTGAACTGAAGACGATGTGAGTCTTTTCTAGGTAGCAATGAAACTCTTAAAtaacaatattttcaaactcaaagTACTTCTAAATAATCCGTACAGTGTCCAAATTCCGCGCCTCAATATGAGGGATTAACGTAATCGGCCCTcatattttcaatacttgCACTCTTCTTGCTCGTTGATCGCCGAGAGATAAATAAATTGCACCTGTCGGGTATTGCAAGTACGAATATTTGTCGTCAGTGCTGCCGAACTATTGAAGCCCTCGTTATACCTTTGTGGAGCTTTGTGTCTCTGGTACATCATGTTGATAGCTTGTACGATGCATTTGGGGAGACGTGGTAGACGGTCTTGAGATTCACGGTTTGAGGAGAAGCCGTGGGTGATAGAGTTATTGAAAGGGCTTCAGCTGCTAGAGGAGTTTATAGATCTAGAATTGATCCTTGGGGAGTCCGGTATGGAGTGGAAGCTTGGTGGAGGTGCacagagaagagaatagatAGGCTTGCACGACAGTTTCTCGgtaatcttcatctttttggGTGGGGTGGAGAGAATCTTGTACAACGGCAAGAAAACGTCAGTTGAGACATGATGAAAAAATGTACTGAAAATTCGCGGAATACGGGTATTGCTGTTTTGTGTACATTCTATGGCGTGGGAATCAGACTAGAGAAGGATATccacaaaaaaaaatggcAGTCAATCTCATGTCGTTGATGGAGGACTCTTGTAACTGATGAAGCTAATCAATTCTAGCCCCTAATTGATAAATTGGACTTAAGTTTCTGAGATCACTACATCATCTTAAACCCCGTAGATTAAAACGTTCTAGCCTAGAAATCATGAGGATAGCTGTGAAATGCATCCTCAAAACATCCGCTCGATCGAAGACTCCAGCTTTATCGTATTGCTTTCATGACACGAAGAATTTTCCGAAACCGACCAGACTCGCAGCTTTGTGACCAACGCTGTGG from Botrytis cinerea B05.10 chromosome 15, complete sequence includes these protein-coding regions:
- the Bcacp1 gene encoding Bcacp1, whose protein sequence is MKFSTVAATAVLAGSAVAAPGTALRQARAVKRAAGTHGNPVKYVQGPSSEVTNKTDVSYSSNWAGAVLVGTGYTSVTGTFTAPSPSTAGSGSAWVGIDGDTCGTAILQTGIDWTKSGSSITYDAWYEWYPDYAYDFSGISISAGDTIKVTVTASSKTTGTAIVDNVTKGKSVSHTFTGGVDGDLCEYNAEWIVEDFEEGNSLVEFANFGTVTFTGASAVKSGTTVGVTGATIIDLEQNSVLTDCSLVGSTGVTCKYV